A window of the Podospora bellae-mahoneyi strain CBS 112042 chromosome 6, whole genome shotgun sequence genome harbors these coding sequences:
- a CDS encoding hypothetical protein (EggNog:ENOG503Q4WX; COG:S) gives MKRTMDGAKKNAEDLVAQHILPNCPYHLSLYHNRQYPKAEEWWFNGPSARLQYQTFSSDAERGFLYTVPPWVIVEEEQAAQMPPRPVPKTGERKKITLSEALKRKQSPMSPMGNNSSSETPVRSESRVANGSGAHKPPPPPPSREREREREREVVVKKESLKPVERSDARRVVSKTDSRPDSRVERPPRPEVNGDRSKHPPPPRSQPEPESRKRVADTESSLPPQKRPRSEQVSTSKLDREYGRQPKPEPPRGRDRGVPERTQRERDTKNDSLRPTTNGLAPASTDRDRENTASPRSTIQVNGSRVRPDSGRSTPRKGEGLTKSLLPELLSPLHPSLEAELEEHRPRRKLADKAPLRSQKADGGPPPAKKRKPPVLPELLSPTLPAIVEEALIQSNQTPARNQSGSQSESSPSSARKTIIAAPLISLPPPAEEKPPPRPSRIVTLKLKKANAKRAKDLLSLPSKSAKDALKKERSISVEATPPPARKRPRPADEIEQPPAPPPVIPPKSRGVKAELMKNNHNSPSTPLRVPPQGGSASQPTPLRPNSTTPLKHSITAAVSGSAEAVTAAARPPTRDVAPLDPKTIEKSEHHRKIHQELVALGTKIKHTRDDLSKSSHGNPSPAEEKRLSALHLEMVLTYFLAFYNLNLSRTLAGKSGDIQMWESLLPHIAELRGRQGVRQSRCLKALACQLHASCLDQIVHAYFMLDEGSAGVWFRRVGGVVQKGGRMWAEAEGLVGLVGEGTGLRMRGGVMGMGVEEVVREALVVMRRWAKGEGVEWVGEGVGRWVGEGGKEDGGGVGRERGGGGREREKDEGRDRHGGRDPPPREHRDRDRERGGVRDRDRDRDRDRDHPPRERERDGPPSHRDRDMLRDRDRDRGGGRNSERAGR, from the exons ATGAAGAGAACGATGGATGGAGCGAAGAAGAATGCAGAAGATCTCGTGGCCCAGCATATTCTTCCCAACTGCCCGTACCATCTCTCGTTGTACCACAACCGCCAGTAccccaaggctgaggagTGGTGGTTTAACGGCCCCAGCGCCCGCCTGCAGTACCAGACCTTCTCGTCCGATGCCGAGCGTGGGTTTTTGTATACTGTACCGCCGTGGGTcattgtcgaggaggagcaggccgcTCAGATGCCGCCCAGACCGGTCCCCAAGACGGgcgagaggaagaagataACGCTTTCCGAGGcgttgaagaggaagcagtCGCCCATGTCGCCCATGGGGAATAATAGTAGTAGTGAGACGCCGGTTAGATCGGAGAGCCGGGTGGCGAACGGGAGTGGTGCTCACaagccgccaccaccgccgccatcgagggagagggagagggagagggagagggaggttgtggtgaagaaggagagttTGAAGCCAGTGGAGAGGTCAGATGCGCGTCGGGTGGTTTCTAAGACAGATTCCCGGCCGGATTCCCGGGTGGAAAGGCCACCACGGCCAGAAGTGAATGGGGACAG AAGTAAacatcccccaccgccacggTCGCAGCCCGAACCCGAGAGCAGAAAACGTGTCGCGGATACTGAATCGAGCTTGCCCCCACAAAAGCGACCCAGGAGCGAGCAGGTCAGCACCTCAAAGCTCGACCGCGAATATGGCCGGCAGCCAAAACCGGAACCACCACGGGGTCGCGATAGAGGGGTCCCTGAGAGAACACAAAGAGAGCGAGACACAAAGAATGATTCACTGCGTCCAACCACGAATGGCTTGGCGCCTGCGTCGACGGACAGGGACAGAGAAAATACTGCGTCTCCGAGATCAACAATACAAGTTAATGGGTCGAGAGTCCGGCCAGATAGTGGCAGATCCACTCCtcgaaaaggagaagggtTGACGAAGTCGCTGTTGCCCGAGTTATTATCACCACTTCACCCAAGTCTggaggccgagctcgaggagcacaggccgaggagaaagCTGGCGGACAAGGCGCCACTGCGATCACAAAAGGCGGACGGGGGCCCGCCgccggcgaagaagaggaaaccGCCTGTGCTGCCGGAGCTTTTGTCGCCGACGCTGCCCGCGATTGTGGAAGAGGCTTTGATACAGAGCAACCAGACGCCGGCCAGAAATCAGTCGGGGAGTCAGTCAGAATCGTCTCCTAGCAGCGCAAGAAAGACCATCATTGCGGCCCCGTTGATATCACTCCCCCCACCGGCAGAGGAGAAGCCGCCCCCGCGACCCAGCAGGATCGTGACCctgaagctgaagaaggccaacGCCAAGCGGGCCAAGGACTTGTTGAGTCTGCCGTCGAAATCGGCAAAGGACGCCCTCAAGAAGGAGCGGTCGATCAGTGTGGAAGcaacgccgccgccagcgaGAAAACGGCCTCGGCCGGCGGATGAGATTGAGCAGCCCCCCGCTCCTCCGCCGGTCATACCACCCAAGTCCCGGGGTGTCAAGGCGGAGCTCATGAAGAATAACCATAACAGTCCGTCGACTCCGTTGAGGGTACCGCCGCAGGGTGGTAGTGCTTCCCAACCTACACCTCTCCGCCCCAACTCGACAACCCCGTTGAAACACAGCATCACGGCGGCAGTGTCTGGGAGTGCCGAGGCGgtcactgctgctgctcgccCCCCCACGAGGGATGTCGCACCCCTCGACCCGAAAACAATCGAAAAGTCGGAGCACCACCGGAAAATCCACCAGGAGCTTGTGGCTTTGGGGACAAAGATCAAGCACACGCGGGATGACCTTTCCAAGTCTAGTCATggaaacccctcccccgcagAAGAGAAACGGCTCTCTGCCCTCCACCTCGAGATGGTCCTAACATATTTCCTCGCCTTTTACAACTTGAATTTGTCGAGGACGTTGGCGGGGAAGTCGGGGGATATCCAGATGTGGGAGTCGCTGCTGCCGCATATTGCGGAATTGAGGGGGAGACAGGGGGTGAGGCAGAGTAGGTGTTTGAAGGCGTTGGCTTGCCAGCTGCATGCGAGTTGTTTGGATCAGATTGTGCACGCGTATTTCATGCTTGATGAGGGGAGCGCGGGGGTGTGGTTTAGGCGGGTTGGCGGGGTGGTgcagaagggggggaggatgtgggctgaggcggaggggttggttggtttggtgggggaggggacggggctgaggatgagggggggggttatgggGATGggcgttgaggaggttgttagggaggcgttggtggttatgaggaggtgggcgaagggggagggggtggagtgggttggtgagggggtagggaggtgggttggggagggggggaaggaggatggggggggggttgggcgggagaggggtggtggtgggagggaaagggagaaaGATGAGGGGAGAGACAGACACGGTGGAAGAGATCCTCCGCCGAGAGAACATCGTGATCGGGATCGAGAACGGGGAGGCGTGAGGGATAGAGATCGGGATAGAGACCGAGATCGGGACCACCCTCCGCgtgagagagaaagggaTGGCCCACCAAGTCACCGTGACAGGGATATGTTGCGGGATCGAGACCGtgacagaggaggaggacggaaCTCGGAGCGGGcggggagatga
- a CDS encoding hypothetical protein (EggNog:ENOG503P49K; COG:S) → MVTPHIIRIPRTDQEGAYVLGQVTPSGSKPLNVKFVATDGYAPFIIKLRHDRIGEYRVSNSPCSPEEWEAILKSFLLRGDPVEGIEAGAEVKSEVSLTITVRRRVQGINQRLGTLTLKYKEDEEVQLFDWCGAVALEREKFQETVATETAKVTDLEARITELRNQLDELTQAKKDRESEILEKFCDILNEKKVKIREQQRLLAAARPGSSGHAISARVAEVASSQADRNPAPSRRAKRKALEDASDGGSSDSDDGFARPVSDADRMDIDTPEPAKVSAEGEDRQTTDDDATGSEPDDDEPIPPPRAQPRKPAPKKDGALPTRHHLRNTTKKEATPTPGSETDSGDDEL, encoded by the exons ATGGTAACCCCTCACATCATACGAATCCCCAGGACCGACCAGGAGGGGGCTTACGTGCTCGGTCAAGTCACTCCTTCCGGATCCAAGCCGCTCAACGTCAAGTTTGTGGCCACTGACGGATACGCCCCATTCATAATCAAGC TGAGGCACGACCGTATTGGCGAATACAGGGTCAGCAACAGCCCATGCTCACCCGAAGAGTGGGAAGCAATCTTGAAATCCTTTCTTCTCAGAGGGGACCCGGTCGAGGGCATCGAAGCTGGTGCTGAGGTCAAGTCGGAAGTGTCGCTCACTATTACTGTCAGGAGACGAGTACAAGGTATCAACCAACGTCTCGGAACTCTGACCCTCAAGTacaaggaggatgaagaggtccAGCTCTTTGACTGGTGCGGAGCTGTTGCGTTGGAGCGGGAAAAGTTCCAAGAAACTGTGGCTACCGAAACGGCGAAAGTAACCGACTTGGAAGCTAGGATCACGGAGCTCAGAAATCAGCTGGACGAACTCACACAGGCAAAGAAGGATAGGGAGTCGGAAATCCTGGAGAAATTCTGCGATATCCTCAACGAGAAGAAAGTCAAGATtcgggagcagcagcggttGTTGGCTGCGGCGCGGCCAGGATCTTCTGGCCATGCTATCTCGGCTCGTGTGGCGGAAGTTGCCAGCAGCCAAGCAGACAGAAACCCAGCGCCATCACGACGAGCCAAGAGGAAGGCTTTGGAGGATGCTTCGGATGGAGGGTCGTCTGACTCGGATGATGGCTTTGCTCGGCCGGTTAGTGATGCTGACAGGATGGATATCGATACGCCAGAGCCAGCCAAGGTCAgcgccgagggtgaggatcGCCAGACCACCGATGATGACGCCACGGGTAGCGAGCCTGATGATGACGAGCCTATTCCGCCGCCACGAGCTCAACCAAGGAAGCCTGCGCCAAAGAAGGACGGGGCGCTGCCTACGAGGCATCATTTGAGGAACACGACGAAAAAGGAAGCCACTCCTACACCGGGGAGTGAGACGGATTCTGGTGATGACGAGCTGTGA
- a CDS encoding hypothetical protein (EggNog:ENOG503NZ18; COG:S), with translation MIASELQITSVPTSPAMETLRLRARLPVEDEIENWDDEDFVIDGDDLTFQSQSISANLPTNRRDSQSSFRSEFESIHGEEEKQVHLPGDDEKSTLDAIAAAEKAGVPIPKNVPPSALMGGTIKRLGGRKLKKVIQEDWVDDLEFPDMGQSLQFKPRDGSQFPEVLRQVSNSTTNSPLKPSRKSLTIAQEDRKENSSSSISNSYIDLERFRDNEDDDDFFGDGMETIKVSKRRQTPKPISLITPPTPKKSNIDKPADGEDDFEKDFELPSDGKLQLSTRRDVPKTPTFNTMMDDFEWAEGSLGTRFGGTRRDLMSCRSSSVSAMSPSIASSIITESEDELFEGIILPHGPLDLGERLRRRRQSSRSPVRNIAPVPPIKEEKEEEKEDFLAGLVLGDGDVFDSRKLTLHRNIQVKETRPISPARPKASVALKFTNKPVTTSRLPRPMGPAVNHERSNTQSSLSSLEPVSESGGPIARTTHSRRSLSRLGGGLGHSAQSSVASATSMGSLSSIATPPTPSSAQTVTPAPSTPSRRRELGQKTSLALRQAGPTTTSAQLLRSKRSLPALRNLPSPARGSATVRGYERPPSRTDYSARGPPTLRPKTPVEHLRSSESSAAQARKAPVPFLPAGASLSQSHNINAKSSRVFRRHDSETSIEYRPGSRTVSRSTIRSPSPRRYRPSEKATADGAWSKLSMPRRVKNFGDGHELDAFDDLPTSTQAEAKFLKQPVSGRAKTHMRSKTLQNILPDRAITTPSPIAPFVAPRVDSVPSFARDTTASRIARETSLAQRNPSGPLAPLTAQRVAQLSSVRGTLNISQPPTLTAKGTRKMRRSPQAKPHLISNLNPPREAKTVGGMFYNPETFKWEGNDNVLHAFEAPASTTPSTTSVPRYVMRERENATPRPALITNIGATKGVQVVGGMVFDPQAMCWLKLGPQSNSKSKQQAQQPDAMDGFNALDDEDDVFKDIPDLEERTMASSDGGNGRASEIKDDWLVGEEFDVGPEFVRRQREEEDRWRKKCSSWISDQVDRGDAWKWAIRDIVKQSLAD, from the exons ATGATTGCATCTGAACTGCAAATAACCAGTGttccaacatcaccagccaTGGAAACCTTACGTCTAAGAGCTCGTCTGCCGGTCGAGGACGAGATTGAGAATTGGGACGATGAAGACTTTGTGATTGATGGTGACGATCTCACCTTTCAGAGCCagtccatctcggccaacCTTCCCACCAACCGTCGCGATTCGCAATCATCCTTCCGATCTGAGTTCGAGTCCATccatggagaggaggaaaagcaGGTCCACCTGCCCGGCGACGATGAGAAGTCCACCCTGGATGCCATCGCAGCTGCCGAAAAGGCCGGCGTTCCGATCCCCAAAAATGTACCACCATCCGCCCTTATGGGGGGCACCATCAAGCGTCTTGGGGGGAGAAAATTGAAAAAGGTAATCCAGGAGGATTGGGTCGACGATCTCGAATTTCCCGACATGGGCCAGTCGCTCCAGTTCAAGCCCCGCGATGGCTCCCAGTTCCCCGAAGTCCTGCGCCAAGTTAGTaattcaacaacaaacagccCTCTGAAGCCATCCAGGAAGTCGCTCACCATTGCTCAGGAGGATCGCAAGGAGAACAGTTCGTcctccatcagcaacagctACATCGACCTGGAGCGGTTCCGCGAcaacgaggacgacgatgatttTTTCGGAGATGGCATGGAGACAATCAAAGTGTCTAAGAGGCGCCAGACTCCCAAGCCCATTTCTTTGATCACCCCGCCGACCCCGAAAAAGTCCAACATTGACAAACCCGCcgatggagaggatgattTCGAAAAGGACTTTGAACTTCCCTCGGATGGAAAACTTCAGCTGTCGACAAGGAGGGACGTGCCAAAGACGCCCACTTTCAACACCATGATGGATGACTTTGAGTGGGCCGAAGGCAGTCTCGGGACAAGATTCGGTGGCACTCGTCGCGATCTCATGTCGTGCCGTAGCTCCTCCGTCTCGGCCATGAGTCCCAGCATAGCAAGCTCGATCATTACCGAGAGCGAGGATGAGTTGTTTGAGGGCATTATCCTGCCTCATGGACCGCTGGATTTGGGAGAGAGGCTCCGACGTCGTCGTCAGAGCAGTCGCTCCCCTGTGCGCAACATTGCTCCCGTCCCACCGatcaaggaggaaaaggaagaggagaaggaggatttCCTTGCTGGCCTCgttcttggcgatggcgatgtcTTTGACTCACGTAAATTAACTCTTCATCGCAACATTCAGGTGAAGGAGACGAGGCCTATCAGTCCGGCCCGTCCCAAGGCCTCTGTCGCCCTCAAATTCACCAACAAGCCTGTCACCACCTCTCGCCTGCCTCGTCCCATGGGTCCGGCAGTGAACCACGAGAGGTCCAACACTCAATCATCCTTGTCCTCGTTGGAGCCTGTCTCTGAGAGCGGTGGGCCGATCGCTCGCACCACTCACAGCAGACGATCATTGTCTCGCCTGGGAGGCGGTCTTGGTCATTCGGCGCAGTCTTCAGTCGCCAGCGCGACTAGCATGGGCAGCCTCAGTAGTATCGCGACCCCCCCTACTCCGTCTTCAGCACAGACTGTCACCCCCGCCCCGTCCACCCCATCTCGGAGGAGAGAACTTGGTCAAAAGACCTCGCTGGCTCTTAGACAGGCCGGGCCAACGACCACAAGTGCTCAGCTGCTCCGATCTAAGAGGTCGTTGCCTGCGTTGCGAAATCTACCATCTCCTGCTAGAGGCTCGGCGACGGTCCGGGGGTACGAGCGCCCCCCATCCCGGACGGACTACTCGGCACGAGGCCCTCCCACTCTCCGGCCAAAGACGCCGGTCGAGCATTTGCGGTCCTCTGAGAGTTCGGCGGCCCAAGCCCGCAAAGCGCCTGTGCCTTTTCTCCCGGCCGGGGCGTCGCTCTCGCAATCgcacaacatcaacgccaaGTCGTCGCGGGTGTTCCGGCGACACGATTCCGAAACCAGTATTGAGTACCGGCCAGGCTCTAGAACGGTTTCTCGGTCTACAATACGCTCGCCTAGTCCGCGCAGGTATCGCCCGTCTGAGAAGGCCACGGCCGATGGGGCCTGGAGCAAACTGAGCATGCCGCGCCGAGTCAAGAACTTTGGTGACGGGCACGAACTGGATGCCTTTGACGATCTGCCGACATCGACTCAGGCGGAGGCCAAGTTCCTCAAGCAACCCGTTAGCGGCAGGGCCAAGACGCACATGCGGAGCAAGACTCTTCAAAACATCCTTCCCGATCGGGCCATCACGACCCCGTCGCCCATTGCACCGTTTGTTGCCCCCCGGGTCGATAGCGTGCCCAGCTTTGCCCGCGATACCACCGCGAGCCGAATTGCCCGGGAAACCAGTCTCGCTCAACGCAACCCCTCCGGCCCGCTGGCCCCACTAACGGCTCAGCGGGTCGCCCAGCTATCGTCTGTCAGGGGTACGCTCAATATTTCCCAGCCACCGACTCTAACGGCCAAGGGTACGCGCAAAATGCGGAGATCCCCACAGGCGAAGCCCCATTTGATATCCAATCTGAACCCCCCGAGAGAGGCAAAGa CGGTTGGTGGAATGTTTTATAACCCCGAGACCTTCAAGTGGGAGGGCAACGACAATGTGCTGCACGCCTTCGAGGCCCcggcttccaccaccccctctaCGACCTCGGTGCCAAGATATGTcatgagagagagggaaaacgCGACACCGCGTCCGgctctcatcaccaacatcggCGCCACCAAGGGCGTTCAGGTTGTGGGCGGCATGGTTTTCGATCCTCAAGCCATGTGCTGGCTCAAGCTTGGGCCACAGTCCAACAGcaagagcaagcagcagGCTCAGCAACCTGACGCCATGGATGGATTCAACGCCTtggatgacgaagacgatgTCTTCAAGGACATTCCCGATCTCGAGGAGCGTACCATGGCCTCTAGCGACGGTGGCAACGGGCGCGCCAGCGAGATCAAGGACGACTGGCTCGTGGGCGAGGAGTTTGACGTCGGCCCCGAATTTGTTCGTCGACagcgggaagaggaggaccgCTGGAGAAAGAAGTGCTCCTCCTGGATCAGCGACCAGGTGGACCGTGGCGATGCCTGGAAGTGGGCGATTCGCGACATTGTCAAGCAGAGCCTTGCCGATTAG
- a CDS encoding hypothetical protein (EggNog:ENOG503P2SA; COG:S): MQHHHHYHHHHHHQPHLLTTHYSSTKTKLDPYLTHHLLSSFFSRQEEATPAVNMTELAFAQSFLSMLGGIPSKITHDHVEDPRQYTVTTPYTLPHHPTLPKKFTRRTCATKAPPESITVTAVSPRNPPLSITLPSPLPVSTTSVLDIKNAISLQTGVPVQKIKLLHQKKPAQDSKTLKDVLAGDGKEQLELGLMIIGGAASVPEQKPPKQEDEMEVDSKEAEPQQQQQQQQQQQQPVAAPGQQSGREVLDTEEFWADLKGFLEQRVRDEGVAKEAVERFRLAWRS, from the exons atgcagcaccaccaccactaccaccaccatcatcatcaccaacctcacctacTCACTACTCACTATTcctcaacaaaaacaaaactggATCCCTatctcacccaccacctcctgtcttcttttttctctagacaagaagaagcaacaCCAGCCGTGAACATGACCGAGCTAGCCTTTGCCCAATCCTTTTTGTCAATGCTGGGGGGTATCCCGTCCAAGATAACCCACGACCACGTTGAGGATCCGCGTCAGTATACAGTCACCACTCCT TAcaccctccctcaccaccccaccctGCCCAAGAAATTCACCCGCCGTACTTGCGCCACGAAGGCGCCCCCCGAATCTATCACCGTAACCGCCGTCTCCCCTCGCAACCCACCTCTATCCAttaccctcccctccccccttccggTCAGCACGACCTCAGTCCTGGATATCAAAAACGCGATCTCCCTCCAAACGGGTGTCCCAGTCCAAAAGATAAAGTTGCTGCACCAGAAGAAACCTGCTCAGGACTCCAAAACGTTGAAGGATGTCCTAGCGGGGGACGGGAAAGAACAACTGGAGCTGGGGTTGATGATCATTGGGGGCGCGGCGTCGGTGCCGGAACAGAAGCCGCCAAAACAGGAGGATGAAATGGAGGTGGACAGTAAGGAAGCGGaaccgcaacaacaacaacaacaacaacaacaacaacaacaacctgttGCGGCGCCCGGACAGCAAAGTGGACGGGAGGTGTTGGATACCGAAGAGTTTTGGGCTGATTTGAAGGGGTTTTTGGAGCAGAGGGTTAGGGATGAGGGTGTGGCCAaagaggcggtggagaggtttAGATTGGCTTGGAGGTcgtga
- the COF1 gene encoding cofilin (COG:Z; EggNog:ENOG503P2XC) gives MASNSATVNEECITAYNDLKLNKKYKYVIFKLSDDNKEIVVDSTSESGPEYDDFREKLINAKTKSKTGAVGKGPRYAVYDFEYNLASGEGVRNKITFIAWSPDDAGIMAKMVYASSKEALKRALPGIATEVQANDADDIEYDSLVKTVSKGTAA, from the exons ATG GCATCAAACAGCGCCACCGTCAACGAGGAGTGCATAACCGCCTACAACGacctcaagctcaacaagaagTACAAGTACGTCATCTTCAAGCTCTCGGACGACAACAAGGAGATTGTCGTCGACAGCACCTCGGAGAGCGGCCCCGAGTACGACGACTTTCGCGAGAAGctcatcaacgccaagaCGAAGAGCAAGACC GGCGCCGTAGGCAAGGGTCCCCGCTACGCTGTCTACGACTTTGAGTATAATCTCGCTTCTGGGGAGGGTGTCCG GAACAAGATCACCTTCATCGCTTGGTCCCCTGATGATGCCGGTATCATG GCCAAGATGGTCTACGCCTCCTCCAAGGAGGCCCTCAAGCGCGCCCTCCCCGGCATCGCCACCGAGGTCCAGGCCAACGACGCCGACGACATCGAGTACGATTCGCTCGTCAAGACGGTGAGCAAGGGGACTGCTgcttaa
- the HSP60 gene encoding chaperonin (EggNog:ENOG503NY3W; COG:O; BUSCO:EOG09261J0P) — translation MQRALTRASVSSPLKAARVRSTQQLRFAHKELKFGVEGRAALLQGVETLAKAVATTLGPKGRNVLIESSFGSPKITKDGVTVARAISLKDKFENLGAKLLAEVASKTNEVAGDGTTTATVLARAIFAETVKNVAAGCNPMDLRRGIQAAVDNVVEYLQKHSRDITTSEEIAQVATISANGDEHIGKLIANAMEKVGKEGVITVKEGKTLLDELEVTEGMRFDRGFVSPYFITDAKAQKVEFEKPLILLSEQKISSAMDIIPALEISNKLRRPLVIIAEDFEGEALAVCILNKLRGQLEVAAVKAPGFGDNRKSILGDLAVLTNATVFSTELDVKLDKLTPDMLGSTGSITITKEDTILLNGDGSKDSIAQRCEQIRGVMADPTTSEYEKEKLQERLAKLSGGVAVIKVGGSSEVEVGEKKDRFVDALNATRAAVEEGILPGGGTALIKASINALKDLKPANFDQQLGVSIVRNAITRPARTIVENAGLEGSVIIGKLQDEYVNDFNKGFNSAKGEYVDMISAGILDPLKVVRTGLIDASGVASLLGTTEVAIVEAEDKTPPPMGGGMGGMGGMGGMM, via the exons ATGCAGCGCGCACTCACGAGAGCGTCGGTCTCTTCCCCGCTCAAGGCCGCCCGCGTCCGTTCCACACAGCAGCTCCGCTTCGCTCACAAGGAGCTCAAGTTCGGTGTTGAGGGCCGCGCCGCTCTCCTTCAGGGTGTCGAGACTCTCGCAAAGGCCGTTGCTACCACCCTCGGTCCCAAGGGTCGCAATGTCCTCATCGAGTCCAGCTTCGGCTCCcccaagatcaccaagg ACGGTGTAACGGTCGCCCGCGCCATCTCCCTTAAGGACAAGTTCGAGAACCTCGGTGCCAAGCTCCTCGCCGAGGTCGCCTCCAAGACCAACGAGGTCGCCGGTGACGGtaccaccactgccaccgtCCTCGCCCGCGCCATCTTCGCCGAGACGGTCAAGAATGTCGCTGCCGGCTGCAACCCCATGGATCTCCGCCGCGGTATCCAGGCTGCCGTCGACAACGTCGTCGAGTACCTCCAGAAGCACAGCCgcgacatcaccacctctgAGGAGATCGCCCAGGTCGCCACCATCTCGGCCAACGGCGACGAGCACATTGGCAAGCTGATTGCCAACGCCATGGAGAAGGTCGGCAAGGAGGGTGTCATCACCgtcaaggagggcaagacTCTCCTCGATGAGCTCGAGGTCACCGAGGGTATGCGCTTCGACCGCGGCTTCGTCTCCCCCTACTTCATCACCGACGCCAAGGCCCAGAAGGTCGAGTTCGAGAAGCCCCTGATCCTCCTCTCTGAGCAAAAGatctcctccgccatggACATCATCCCCGCTCTCGAGATCTCCAACAAGCTCCGCCGTcctctcgtcatcatcgccgAGGACTTTGAGGGCGAGGCTCTCGCCGTCTGCATTCTCAACAAGCTCCGTGGCCAGCTCGAGGTTGCCGCCGTCAAGGCCCCCGGCTTCGGTGACAACCGCAAGTCCATCCTCGGCGATCTTGCTGTCctcaccaacgccaccgTCTTCAGCACCGAGCTCGATGTCAAGCTTGACAAGCTCACCCCTGACATGCTCGGCTCCACCGgctccatcaccatcaccaaggaggacaccatcctcctcaacggtGACGGCAGCAAGGACTCGATTGCTCAGCGCTGCGAGCAGATCCGTGGTGTCATGGCCgaccccaccacctccgagtacgagaaggagaagctccAGGAGCGCCTCGCCAAGCTCTCTGGCGGTGTTGCCGTCATCAAGGTCGGTGGCTCctccgaggtggaggttggcgagaagaaggaccGCTTCGTGGATGCGCTCAACGCCACCCGCGCTGCCGTTGAGGAGGGCATCCTCCCGGGCGGTGGTACTGCCCTCATCAAGGCCTCCATCAACGCTCTCAAGGACCTCAAGCCCGCCAACTTTGACCAGCAGCTTGGTGTGAGCATCGTCAGAAACGCCATCACCCGCCCTGCCAGAACCATTGTTGAGAACGCCGGTCTTGAGGGCTCGGTCATCATCGGCAAGCTCCAGGACGAGTATGTCAATGACTTCAACAAGGGCTTCAACAGCGCCAAGGGCGAGTACGTTGACATGATCTCTGCCGGTATCCTTGATCCCCTCAAGGTTGTCCGCACTGGTCTCATTGATGCCTCTGGCGTtgcttctcttcttggcaCCACCGAGGTGGCGAttgtcgaggccgaggacaAGACGCCTCCTCCCATGGGCGGTGGCATGGGCGGCATGGGCGGCATGGGCGGCATGATGTAA
- a CDS encoding hypothetical protein (EggNog:ENOG503P7IN), producing MPALDAEQHLRFLLSCVKHASAGRVNFDAVSQELGIVSKAAAAKRYERLLKAHDLTPANVPKNGEASAAKTPAKRKRKDDPVPVKPETDESEEMPMMAKKKTAAAVKKGGKKGEDDLDDKNNGGGVKMSDIPEFSRHLLDGKKQEEGGEVEVEDEDEVVYMGESFTGMNGGQQGVKNGGGGEGGGEGDGNGWNFANQGFLLSQSRSPPVMMSSGRRGNLMGVRGESDPSLTPVASLPRDMGFFSHHVLETPPSQGGVVGYDGSGSGSAAFVAGGNVDLQRIYQEQFGGQGYEDWGN from the exons ATGCCTGCCCTCGACGCCGAGCAGCACCTCAGGTTCCTGTTGTCGTGCGTCAAGCACGCCTCAGCCGGTAGA gTCAACTTCGACGCCGTCTCCCAGGAGCTCGGTATCGTCTCCAAGGCTGCCGC cgcCAAACGCTACGAGCGCCTCCTCAAAGCGCACGACCTCACCCCCGCCAACGTCCCCAAGAACGGCGAAGCCAGCGCGGCCAAAACCCCCGCCAAGCGCAAGCGCAAGGACGACCCCGTCCCTGTCAAGCCCGAGACGGACGAGTCGGAGGAGATGCCGatgatggccaagaagaagactgctgctgccgtgaAGAAGGGCGGTAAAAagggtgaggatgatctTGACGATAAGAacaatggtggtggggtgaaGATGAGTGATATTCCCGAGTTCTctcgccatctccttgaCGGGAAGaaacaggaggagggtggtgaggtggaggtggaggatgaggatgaggtggtgtATATGGGGGAGAGTTTTACTGGTATGAATGGGGGGCAGCAGGGGGTGaagaatggtggtggtggtgagggtggtggtgagggtgatggaaaCGGCTGGAATTTTGCTAACCAGGGTTTTTTGCTTTCACAGTCAAGATCTCCtccggtgatgatgagcagcgggaggagggggaattTGATGGGTGTGAGGGGGGAATCTGATCCTTCTTTGACGCCTGTTGCCTCTCTGCCTCGGGATATGGGGTTTTTTTCTCATCATGTTTTGGAGACGCCTCCTTCTCagggcggtgttgttggttaTGATGGCTCTGGTTCTGGTTCCGCGGcgtttgttgctggcggGAATGTGGACTTGCAGCGGATTTATCAGGAGCAGTTTGGGGGGCAGGGTTATGAGGATTGGGGGAACTAA